A stretch of Patescibacteria group bacterium DNA encodes these proteins:
- a CDS encoding type II toxin-antitoxin system RelE/ParE family toxin codes for MEWKIQFKKKAEKDLNKLPQDYQNKVLAVLAIISREPFLGKKLDGQLDGLYSYRIGPYRIVYKIYKKYLLIIIIRIGHRQGVYKS; via the coding sequence ATGGAATGGAAAATACAGTTCAAAAAAAAGGCAGAAAAAGATCTTAATAAGCTACCGCAAGATTATCAGAATAAAGTTTTGGCAGTATTGGCAATAATATCTAGGGAGCCATTTTTGGGTAAGAAGTTAGATGGTCAATTAGACGGGCTTTATTCGTATCGCATTGGGCCGTATAGAATAGTTTATAAGATTTACAAAAAGTATTTATTAATCATCATTATTCGCATTGGTCATAGACAAGGGGTTTATAAAAGTTAA
- a CDS encoding type II toxin-antitoxin system Phd/YefM family antitoxin: MKKKNMNPKTTLSISDARKDIFNIAEEVQKPNNYYTFTEKGRPKAVLMSAEDFDSWRETMEVMREFPDLDKDIKETDSAVKSGEYKKWSTLEDVMAKHGFVVADKSKIKYGMENTVQKKGRKRS, encoded by the coding sequence ATGAAAAAGAAAAATATGAATCCCAAAACAACTTTATCAATTTCCGATGCGCGGAAAGATATTTTTAATATTGCCGAAGAAGTACAAAAACCAAATAATTACTATACTTTTACTGAAAAAGGAAGACCAAAGGCGGTTTTAATGTCTGCGGAAGATTTTGATTCTTGGAGAGAAACTATGGAAGTTATGCGTGAATTTCCTGATTTGGACAAAGATATAAAAGAAACTGATAGTGCAGTAAAAAGCGGGGAATATAAAAAATGGTCTACATTAGAAGATGTTATGGCCAAACATGGTTTTGTCGTGGCTGATAAATCAAAAATTAAATATGGAATGGAAAATACAGTTCAAAAAAAAGGCAGAAAAAGATCTTAA